A genome region from Nocardioides cynanchi includes the following:
- a CDS encoding sensor histidine kinase gives MSPTTQAFVAALIGAVVAGAAVLAWHVSQAQLAAAQPADDPVLPAGVATVLSVLRSSAVVVDDDDEVVKASAPAHALGLVRGQRLASAELAELVRQVRRDGQIREADLVLPRSSGPARTVTARVAPLSSRLVLALMEDRTTERRVEAVRRDFVANVSHELKTPVGAIKLLAEAVSDASDDPEAIERFARRMLTESDRLARMVQQIIELSRLQGDEPVEAPHLVEVDEVIARSVDFTVMDAQNKDIKVVTGGTSGLRIFGNEEQVSAAITNLVANAVAYSGSDSTVLVTTKAADDMVEISVVDQGIGIPSDELDRIFERFYRVDPARHRSTGGTGLGLSIVKHVAATHGGDVRVWSLEGQGSTFTLSLPRSRQEENA, from the coding sequence GTGAGCCCCACGACGCAGGCGTTCGTCGCCGCGCTCATCGGGGCCGTCGTCGCCGGTGCGGCCGTCCTGGCCTGGCACGTCAGCCAGGCCCAGCTCGCCGCCGCCCAACCCGCCGACGATCCCGTGCTGCCGGCGGGCGTCGCGACAGTCCTGTCGGTGCTGCGCAGCAGCGCCGTCGTGGTCGATGACGACGACGAGGTGGTGAAGGCCTCCGCGCCCGCCCATGCCCTGGGTCTGGTGCGCGGTCAGCGGCTGGCCTCGGCCGAGCTGGCCGAGCTGGTCCGTCAGGTGCGGCGCGACGGCCAGATCCGCGAGGCCGACCTCGTGCTCCCCCGCAGCAGCGGACCGGCCCGCACCGTGACCGCCCGGGTGGCGCCCTTGAGCTCGCGACTGGTCCTGGCCCTGATGGAGGACCGCACGACCGAGCGCCGCGTCGAGGCCGTCCGCCGTGACTTCGTCGCCAACGTGTCCCACGAGCTGAAGACCCCGGTCGGGGCGATCAAGCTGCTGGCGGAGGCTGTCTCGGACGCTTCCGACGATCCCGAGGCCATCGAGCGCTTCGCCCGGCGGATGCTCACCGAGAGCGACCGGCTCGCCCGGATGGTGCAGCAGATCATCGAGCTCTCGCGCCTCCAGGGGGACGAGCCGGTCGAGGCTCCCCACCTGGTCGAGGTCGACGAGGTGATCGCGCGCTCGGTCGACTTCACCGTGATGGACGCCCAGAACAAGGACATCAAGGTCGTCACGGGCGGCACCTCCGGTCTGCGGATCTTCGGCAACGAGGAGCAGGTCTCCGCGGCGATCACCAACCTGGTCGCCAACGCCGTGGCCTACTCCGGCAGCGACTCGACCGTGCTCGTCACCACCAAGGCCGCCGACGACATGGTCGAGATCTCGGTCGTCGACCAGGGCATCGGCATCCCCTCCGACGAGCTGGACCGGATCTTCGAGCGCTTCTACCGCGTCGACCCGGCCCGGCACCGCTCCACCGGTGGCACGGGGCTCGGGCTCTCCATCGTCAAGCACGTCGCGGCCACCCACGGTGGCGACGTACGGGTGTGGTCCCTCGAGGGACAGGGCTCCACCTTCACGCTGTCCCTGCCCCGATCCCGCCAGGAGGAGAACGCATGA
- a CDS encoding UbiA family prenyltransferase, producing MSAPLAPPAPEAPSGGGPGRLGRLGVVQLARAAHPRRALATAVALAVAAAASGRAAREVGLVLATVLVGQALLGWDNDLVDEAADREDERTDKPLVTGPLDRATVGFALACGVLLVVPLSLSGGITAGICYLLSLLVALAGNRWLRRGALSWVPWAVGFALYPAFLSYGGWGGGATGHPPTIAITVAAAVLGVGVHVLTSLSGLVEDNRAGRHHLPLRLALRVGAPRLLALSAAFCLLVLAVIAWVGATVGLSQ from the coding sequence ATGTCGGCACCTCTGGCACCACCAGCACCGGAGGCGCCCTCCGGTGGCGGACCCGGGCGCTTAGGCCGGCTCGGCGTCGTCCAGCTGGCCCGGGCCGCGCACCCGCGCCGGGCCCTGGCCACCGCCGTCGCCCTGGCCGTCGCCGCCGCGGCCTCCGGTCGCGCGGCGCGCGAGGTGGGGCTGGTGCTGGCGACCGTCCTGGTGGGCCAGGCCCTGCTCGGCTGGGACAACGACCTCGTCGACGAGGCAGCCGACCGCGAGGACGAGCGCACGGACAAGCCCCTGGTCACCGGGCCGCTGGACCGTGCCACGGTCGGCTTCGCCCTCGCCTGCGGGGTGCTGCTCGTCGTACCCCTCTCCCTGTCGGGCGGGATCACCGCCGGGATCTGCTACCTGCTCTCCCTGCTGGTCGCCCTGGCCGGCAACCGCTGGCTGCGCCGCGGGGCACTGTCCTGGGTGCCGTGGGCGGTCGGCTTCGCCCTGTACCCCGCGTTCCTCTCGTACGGCGGCTGGGGCGGCGGAGCGACCGGCCACCCGCCGACGATCGCCATCACCGTCGCCGCCGCCGTGCTCGGCGTGGGTGTCCACGTCCTGACCTCGCTGTCCGGCCTGGTCGAGGACAACCGGGCCGGACGCCACCACCTGCCGCTCCGGCTCGCCCTGCGCGTCGGGGCACCGCGCCTCCTGGCCCTCTCGGCGGCGTTCTGCCTGCTCGTCCTGGCCGTGATCGCATGGGTCGGCGCGACCGTCGGGCTGTCGCAGTAG
- the phoU gene encoding phosphate signaling complex protein PhoU yields MREAFHEQLDSIFSDLAEICDAVEKSVRLATQALLNGDAEIAEAVIAADAKVDRARERVEETAFSLLSLQQPVAGDLRVVVSALRMVSELERMGDLSVHVAKIARLRVPEIAVPEDARATVARMGDVAEDMVRRVSAVITERDVEAAIALGRDDEEMDQLRRTSFTQLLGDDWQHGVEAAIDIALLGRYYERIADHAVSVANRVVFAVTGQFPVASDA; encoded by the coding sequence ATGCGTGAAGCCTTCCACGAGCAGCTCGACTCGATCTTCTCCGACCTCGCCGAGATCTGCGACGCCGTCGAGAAGTCGGTCCGGCTGGCGACCCAGGCGCTGCTCAACGGCGACGCCGAGATCGCCGAGGCGGTGATCGCCGCCGACGCCAAGGTCGACCGGGCCCGCGAGCGGGTCGAGGAGACAGCCTTCTCGCTGCTGTCGCTGCAGCAGCCGGTGGCCGGCGACCTGCGCGTGGTCGTGTCGGCCCTGCGCATGGTCAGCGAGCTCGAGCGGATGGGCGACCTCTCGGTCCACGTCGCCAAGATCGCCCGGCTGCGTGTGCCCGAGATCGCGGTGCCCGAGGACGCCCGCGCGACCGTGGCCCGGATGGGCGACGTCGCCGAGGACATGGTCCGCCGGGTCTCCGCGGTGATCACCGAGCGTGACGTCGAGGCGGCGATCGCCCTGGGCCGAGACGACGAGGAGATGGACCAGCTGCGCCGTACGTCGTTCACCCAGCTCCTGGGGGACGACTGGCAGCACGGCGTGGAGGCGGCCATCGACATCGCCCTGCTCGGTCGCTACTACGAGCGGATCGCCGACCACGCGGTGTCGGTGGCCAACCGGGTGGTCTTCGCGGTGACCGGTCAGTTCCCGGTCGCCAGCGACGCCTGA
- a CDS encoding threonine/serine ThrE exporter family protein: MPPAAAEPDEPTAPAESPVARPADTREIAATMNLALRIGELLLSSGAGAGDVSAAMRNVAWACGLRGYTADVMFTELTMSYQSSPEDPALIQIRQVRYREVDYGDLTEVDHLIRALVDGSIGRAEATNRLNRIISTGHARPRWSVTAALGVMGGGVGMVLGGDWLVVAVAAAAAMLVDLMQRQMSRRRLPAFYQQVAGGLLATLIAVAVTATPAEVSPSLVISTSIIMLLAGVNFLGAIQDALTGFPVTAGARILEAFVATSGVVAGVSGGLQLSTVLGVDLGRLNPGAYSLAQTPVMVIGGAIAAAAYSFSAYAPPRALAPIAAVAAVAIWVYATVYQQGFGIAWSSALAALLLGLASYPVATRTRIPALVVVAAGITPFLPGLSIFRGLTLLGTDASAALLAMVTAAAIAIALSSGAILGEYLAQPIRRETRRLESKLAGPRLVGPHTVRRLRRRRARRATSDPT; the protein is encoded by the coding sequence ATGCCACCTGCCGCTGCCGAGCCCGACGAACCGACCGCACCGGCGGAGTCTCCGGTCGCGCGCCCGGCGGACACCCGCGAGATCGCGGCGACGATGAACCTCGCGCTCCGGATCGGCGAGCTGCTGCTGTCCTCGGGCGCGGGTGCCGGTGACGTGAGCGCGGCGATGCGCAACGTGGCCTGGGCCTGCGGACTGCGCGGCTACACCGCGGACGTGATGTTCACCGAGCTCACCATGAGCTACCAGTCCTCGCCGGAGGATCCCGCCCTGATCCAGATCCGGCAGGTGCGCTACCGCGAGGTCGACTATGGCGACCTCACCGAGGTCGACCATCTGATCCGGGCCCTGGTCGACGGCTCGATCGGCCGGGCTGAGGCCACCAACCGCCTGAACCGGATCATCTCCACCGGTCACGCCCGCCCCCGGTGGTCGGTGACCGCCGCACTCGGCGTGATGGGTGGTGGCGTCGGCATGGTGCTGGGCGGCGACTGGCTCGTCGTCGCCGTCGCCGCGGCGGCCGCCATGCTGGTCGACCTGATGCAGCGGCAGATGAGCCGGCGCCGGCTGCCGGCGTTCTACCAGCAGGTGGCCGGAGGACTGCTGGCGACGCTGATCGCCGTGGCCGTGACCGCCACGCCGGCCGAGGTCTCGCCGAGCCTGGTGATCTCGACCAGCATCATCATGCTGCTGGCGGGCGTGAACTTCCTGGGCGCCATCCAGGACGCCCTGACCGGCTTCCCGGTGACCGCGGGCGCCCGGATCCTCGAGGCGTTCGTGGCGACCTCGGGAGTCGTGGCCGGGGTCAGCGGCGGCCTCCAGCTCTCGACGGTCCTCGGCGTCGATCTCGGCCGGCTCAACCCCGGCGCCTACTCGCTGGCCCAGACCCCGGTGATGGTGATCGGTGGGGCGATCGCCGCGGCCGCCTACTCCTTCTCGGCCTACGCCCCACCCCGGGCGCTGGCGCCGATCGCGGCCGTCGCCGCGGTCGCGATCTGGGTGTACGCCACGGTGTACCAGCAGGGTTTCGGGATCGCCTGGTCGTCCGCCCTGGCGGCGCTGCTGCTCGGGCTGGCGAGCTACCCCGTCGCGACCCGGACCCGGATTCCCGCTCTGGTGGTCGTGGCCGCCGGCATCACGCCGTTCCTTCCCGGCCTGTCGATCTTCCGGGGGCTGACCCTCCTCGGCACGGACGCGAGCGCGGCTCTCCTGGCGATGGTCACGGCGGCCGCCATCGCGATCGCGCTCAGCTCCGGGGCGATCCTGGGTGAGTACCTCGCCCAGCCGATCCGGCGCGAGACCCGGCGACTCGAGAGCAAGCTGGCGGGGCCACGACTGGTCGGCCCGCACACGGTGCGTCGCCTGCGCCGCCGCCGGGCGCGGCGGGCCACCTCGGATCCCACCTAG
- a CDS encoding GFA family protein has protein sequence MSAEGRTGRCLCGAVAYAVTGPLREVTDCHCERCRRFTGHHMAASAAGVADLQVEDPTGQLTWYAVPGAAYGFCRTCGSSLFWRAESDPTRVSICAGTLEVPTGLHTVEAWWTSQASDYFIRPDLPERPTE, from the coding sequence ATGTCAGCCGAAGGGAGGACCGGTCGCTGCCTGTGCGGTGCCGTGGCCTACGCGGTCACCGGCCCACTGCGCGAGGTGACCGACTGTCACTGCGAGAGGTGCCGCCGCTTCACGGGGCACCACATGGCGGCGAGCGCCGCCGGGGTGGCCGACCTCCAGGTCGAGGACCCCACCGGGCAGCTGACCTGGTACGCCGTGCCCGGTGCGGCCTACGGGTTCTGCCGCACCTGCGGCTCGTCGTTGTTCTGGCGGGCCGAGTCGGACCCCACGCGGGTGTCGATCTGCGCCGGGACGCTGGAGGTCCCGACGGGGCTGCACACCGTCGAGGCCTGGTGGACCTCCCAGGCCAGCGACTACTTCATCCGGCCCGACCTGCCCGAGCGCCCCACGGAGTGA
- a CDS encoding response regulator transcription factor — MTRVLVVEDEESYADALSYMLRKEGYDVSLAATGPDAVTEFDRNGADIVLLDLMLPGLSGTEVCRHIRASSNVPVIMVSAKDDEVDKIVGLELGADDYVTKPYSPRELVARIRAVLRRGTEPDLAPMTLEAGPVRMDVERHTVTVDGDPQRLPLKEFELLEMFLRNPGRVLTRGQLIDRVWGSDYVGDTKTLDVHVKRLRAKLEQDPARPELLVTVRGLGYKLDL; from the coding sequence ATGACGCGCGTGCTCGTCGTCGAGGACGAAGAGAGCTACGCCGACGCGCTGTCGTACATGCTCCGCAAGGAGGGGTACGACGTCTCGCTGGCAGCCACCGGGCCGGACGCGGTCACCGAGTTCGACCGCAACGGCGCCGACATCGTGCTCCTGGACCTGATGCTGCCCGGGCTGTCGGGCACCGAGGTGTGCCGGCACATCCGGGCGAGCTCCAACGTGCCGGTGATCATGGTCAGCGCCAAGGACGACGAGGTGGACAAGATCGTCGGGCTCGAGCTGGGGGCCGACGACTACGTCACCAAGCCGTACTCGCCTCGGGAGCTGGTGGCCCGGATCCGGGCCGTGCTGCGGCGCGGGACCGAGCCCGACCTGGCCCCGATGACCCTCGAGGCCGGCCCGGTCCGGATGGACGTCGAGCGGCACACGGTGACCGTCGACGGCGACCCGCAACGGCTGCCGCTGAAGGAGTTCGAGCTGCTCGAGATGTTCCTGCGCAACCCCGGCCGGGTGCTCACCCGTGGGCAGCTGATCGACCGGGTCTGGGGATCGGACTACGTCGGCGACACCAAGACCCTCGACGTGCACGTGAAGAGGCTGCGCGCCAAGCTCGAGCAGGACCCCGCCAGGCCGGAGCTGCTGGTCACCGTCCGGGGCCTCGGCTACAAGCTCGACCTCTGA
- a CDS encoding IPT/TIG domain-containing protein, which yields MTIHPAAARPQRTRNRLLAVATSVVALLGASLVGATASASPPQAPAGCSSPTVAGPSRIGRIGGIVHPQRAAPGCAAGAAAGLEAPYLAGANPPLVNHGGPVMGTQSTGDQVVITPIFWEPSGFAFTSGYKTLITGYLNDLAADSGKVGNVFATMFQYSGSNGAINYRMSVGTPVSDTTALPGDGCTLASNDTTLIYADGTGYSHCLDDAQVIAETQSVVTAGSLPTDLGHLYVLFLPKHVESCFNAGSTGIGSNNACTLNHQPSAAYCAYHSFAGAGQNLIYANMPFPAYQSGTGFSCTAEGLGGGVQQPNNDKDADVEISPLSHEMAEAITDPRLDTWYDTPTATDGGNENGDNCAYIYGTLSGAAGFHYNQTINGHHYLTQEEFSNHDFVAGVSGCLQGIAAVTPAVTSLSSTSGPAAGGGHLTITGTGFPGASAVHFGAASATFTILDAGHIDATIPAGSGVADVTVTTAAGASPTTGADHYTYTGSAPTVTAVSPASGPAAGGQHVTITGTGFANGATVAFGGTPASAVTVVSPTSITVTTPKHAKGTVDVRVSTSSGPTAVTSADRYTYLARPKVSGLSRASGTRKGGTRVTITGKGFTAGSKVLFGSTAGKHVTVVSATKIRVTSPKHKVARVHVTVKSLGGTSPTSRADRYRFS from the coding sequence GTGACCATCCACCCGGCAGCGGCCCGACCGCAGCGCACCAGGAACCGCCTCCTCGCGGTCGCCACCTCCGTCGTCGCCCTGCTGGGCGCCAGCCTGGTCGGCGCCACCGCCTCGGCCTCGCCGCCGCAGGCCCCGGCCGGCTGTTCGTCGCCCACCGTGGCCGGACCCTCCCGGATCGGGCGGATCGGCGGCATCGTGCATCCGCAACGCGCAGCGCCCGGGTGCGCCGCCGGGGCCGCGGCCGGCCTCGAGGCGCCGTACCTCGCGGGCGCGAACCCGCCCCTGGTCAACCACGGCGGCCCGGTGATGGGCACCCAGAGCACCGGCGACCAGGTCGTGATCACACCGATCTTCTGGGAGCCCTCCGGCTTCGCGTTCACCTCCGGCTACAAGACCCTGATCACCGGCTACCTGAACGACCTGGCAGCCGACAGCGGCAAGGTGGGCAACGTCTTCGCGACGATGTTCCAGTACTCCGGCAGCAACGGTGCGATCAACTACCGGATGTCGGTCGGCACTCCCGTCAGCGACACCACGGCTCTGCCCGGCGACGGCTGCACGCTGGCGTCCAACGACACCACGCTGATCTACGCCGACGGCACGGGCTACTCCCACTGCCTCGACGACGCCCAGGTCATCGCCGAGACCCAGTCCGTGGTGACGGCGGGCAGCCTGCCGACCGACCTCGGGCATCTCTACGTGCTGTTCCTGCCCAAGCACGTGGAGTCGTGCTTCAACGCCGGCTCCACCGGCATCGGCTCGAACAACGCCTGCACCCTCAACCACCAGCCGAGCGCGGCGTACTGCGCCTACCACAGCTTCGCCGGCGCCGGTCAGAACCTGATCTACGCCAACATGCCCTTCCCTGCCTACCAGTCCGGGACCGGCTTCTCCTGCACGGCCGAGGGACTCGGTGGCGGGGTCCAGCAGCCCAACAACGACAAGGACGCCGACGTCGAGATCAGCCCGCTGAGCCACGAGATGGCCGAGGCGATCACCGATCCCAGGCTCGACACGTGGTACGACACCCCGACTGCCACCGACGGTGGCAACGAGAACGGCGACAACTGCGCCTACATCTACGGCACCCTGTCCGGCGCCGCCGGCTTCCACTACAACCAGACCATCAACGGCCACCACTACCTGACCCAGGAGGAGTTCAGCAACCACGACTTCGTCGCGGGTGTCAGTGGCTGCCTCCAGGGGATCGCGGCGGTGACACCAGCAGTCACCTCACTCTCCTCGACGAGCGGACCGGCTGCCGGCGGCGGGCACCTGACGATCACCGGTACCGGGTTCCCGGGCGCCTCCGCGGTCCACTTCGGAGCCGCTTCCGCCACCTTCACGATCCTCGACGCCGGCCACATCGACGCCACCATCCCAGCCGGCTCGGGCGTGGCCGACGTGACCGTGACGACGGCCGCCGGCGCCAGCCCGACGACCGGAGCCGACCACTACACCTACACCGGCAGCGCGCCGACGGTGACCGCGGTCAGCCCGGCCAGTGGCCCGGCGGCCGGAGGCCAGCACGTCACCATCACCGGGACCGGGTTCGCCAACGGAGCGACCGTCGCCTTCGGCGGCACCCCAGCCTCCGCGGTGACCGTCGTGTCACCCACCTCGATCACCGTCACCACGCCGAAGCACGCCAAGGGCACCGTCGACGTCAGGGTCAGCACCTCGTCCGGACCCACGGCCGTCACGTCCGCAGACCGGTACACCTACCTCGCCCGACCGAAGGTCTCCGGCCTCTCGCGGGCGTCGGGCACCCGGAAGGGCGGGACCCGTGTGACGATCACGGGCAAGGGGTTCACGGCAGGCTCGAAGGTGCTGTTCGGCAGCACGGCCGGCAAGCACGTCACCGTCGTGTCGGCGACCAAGATCCGGGTGACCAGCCCGAAGCACAAGGTGGCCCGGGTCCACGTCACGGTCAAGAGTCTCGGGGGCACGAGCCCCACGAGCCGCGCCGACCGCTACCGCTTCAGCTGA
- a CDS encoding MMPL family transporter, translating into MRRLAELVLRHRLVIVIGWAVILLAGGAVAGTVSNRMTVNFSLPGQPGDTAANKIIAEFHNGGNTSPLLATVTLPAGQTITGHEAQVAKAFASLGSADVPLRVVDEANTGDKAFRTSDDRTAYAMVFYPFPQSFADQVPTKLVRSTVGAAAPPGATVGVTGMDALAVGDDSGGNGVLTETLLGALGALIVLLFVFASMLAFLPLVVAAVSILTTFLLLLPLTYLTDVSFIVQFLVALVGLGVAIDYSLLFVTRWREERDHGKDNHDAVVAAMETAGHAVLFSGLTVAIGLLALVVLPVPFMRSIGMGGALIPLASVLVTLTLTPAILGSIGPRVDWPKIRHENKPSRGWTAWARLVVRRRWIAAVAALAVIGVLFVSFLGIKIGAADSSSLAKNGAAFDTLQVLKSGGVTTGSLTPIEVLTETSKAQAVAQTLGGVDGITHAVVPSGPGSSVDGQTVVVLIPSAETVNSSSVQVVRDVTALADKTDGVLGVTGLGNAQVDFLHAVYGNFPLMLLLIAFLTYVLLVRAFRSLLLPLKAVILNLVSLTAVYGLMVLFWQQGYGSQAVFGIQETGAVTFWIPLMVFAFLFGLSMDYEVFILSRIREEYDAGASTDEAVVLGIGRTGRLVTSAALILFLAFAALASGPGTDIKVLATGLGFGILLDATLVRSVLVPSLVSLFGSWNWKLPDSVARILRVPPSVVHAEQPEVAVGD; encoded by the coding sequence ATGCGCCGTCTGGCAGAGCTGGTGCTGCGGCACCGACTGGTGATCGTGATCGGGTGGGCGGTGATCCTCCTCGCGGGCGGCGCCGTGGCCGGCACCGTCAGCAACCGGATGACGGTGAACTTCTCGCTGCCCGGCCAGCCGGGCGACACCGCGGCGAACAAGATCATCGCGGAGTTCCACAACGGCGGTAACACCTCGCCGCTCCTGGCCACCGTCACCCTGCCCGCGGGCCAGACCATCACCGGCCACGAGGCCCAGGTGGCCAAGGCGTTCGCCTCGCTGGGCTCGGCCGACGTGCCCCTGCGGGTGGTCGACGAGGCCAACACCGGCGACAAGGCCTTCCGCACCTCGGACGACCGTACGGCGTACGCGATGGTGTTCTACCCCTTCCCGCAGAGCTTCGCCGACCAGGTGCCGACCAAGCTGGTCAGGTCCACGGTGGGTGCCGCCGCGCCGCCCGGTGCCACGGTCGGGGTGACCGGTATGGATGCGCTCGCCGTCGGTGACGACTCGGGCGGCAACGGCGTGCTCACCGAGACGCTGCTCGGCGCACTCGGCGCACTGATCGTGCTGCTGTTCGTCTTCGCCTCGATGCTCGCCTTCCTGCCACTGGTCGTGGCGGCGGTGTCCATCCTGACCACGTTCCTGCTGCTCCTGCCCCTGACCTACCTCACCGACGTGTCGTTCATCGTCCAGTTCCTGGTCGCGCTGGTCGGGCTCGGCGTCGCGATCGACTACTCCCTGCTGTTCGTCACCCGCTGGCGCGAGGAGCGAGACCACGGCAAGGACAACCACGACGCGGTCGTGGCCGCGATGGAGACGGCCGGGCACGCGGTCCTGTTCAGCGGGCTGACCGTCGCGATCGGCCTGCTGGCGCTGGTCGTGCTGCCGGTGCCGTTCATGCGCAGCATCGGCATGGGCGGGGCGCTGATCCCGCTCGCCTCGGTGCTGGTGACGCTCACGCTGACGCCGGCGATCCTGGGCAGCATCGGCCCCCGGGTGGACTGGCCCAAGATCCGCCACGAGAACAAGCCGAGCCGGGGCTGGACGGCGTGGGCGCGCCTCGTCGTGCGCCGCCGCTGGATCGCGGCGGTTGCGGCGCTGGCCGTGATCGGGGTGCTCTTCGTGTCGTTCCTCGGCATCAAGATCGGTGCCGCCGACTCGTCGTCGCTGGCCAAGAACGGCGCCGCCTTCGACACCCTCCAGGTGCTCAAGAGCGGAGGGGTGACCACCGGGTCGCTGACGCCGATCGAGGTCCTGACCGAGACCAGCAAGGCCCAGGCGGTGGCCCAGACCCTCGGTGGGGTCGACGGCATCACCCATGCCGTGGTGCCGTCCGGCCCCGGCTCGTCGGTCGACGGTCAGACCGTCGTGGTGCTGATCCCGAGCGCGGAGACGGTGAACTCCTCCAGCGTCCAGGTGGTCCGCGACGTCACCGCGCTGGCGGACAAGACCGACGGGGTGCTCGGCGTGACCGGTCTCGGCAACGCCCAGGTCGACTTCCTGCACGCGGTCTACGGCAACTTCCCGCTGATGCTGCTGCTGATCGCGTTCCTCACCTACGTCCTGCTGGTGCGGGCGTTCCGCTCGCTGCTGCTGCCGCTCAAGGCGGTGATCCTCAACCTGGTCTCGCTGACCGCCGTCTACGGCCTGATGGTGCTGTTCTGGCAGCAGGGTTACGGCTCGCAGGCGGTCTTCGGGATCCAGGAGACCGGCGCCGTCACCTTCTGGATCCCGCTGATGGTCTTCGCGTTCCTGTTTGGGCTCTCGATGGACTACGAGGTGTTCATCCTGTCGCGGATCCGTGAGGAGTACGACGCGGGCGCGTCCACCGACGAGGCCGTGGTGCTCGGCATCGGCCGCACCGGCCGGCTGGTGACCAGCGCCGCGCTGATCCTGTTCCTGGCCTTCGCCGCGCTGGCCTCCGGTCCGGGCACCGACATCAAGGTGCTCGCCACCGGACTCGGCTTCGGCATCCTGCTCGACGCGACCCTGGTGCGCTCGGTCCTGGTGCCGTCGCTGGTCTCGTTGTTCGGCTCCTGGAACTGGAAGCTCCCCGACTCGGTCGCCCGCATCCTGCGGGTCCCGCCGTCGGTCGTCCACGCCGAGCAGCCCGAGGTCGCCGTCGGCGACTGA
- a CDS encoding phosphoglyceromutase, with the protein MTYTLVLLRHGESLWNAENLFTGWVDVDLSDKGRAEAVRGGEQLRDAGILPDVVHTSLLRRAITTAAVSLDVADRHWIPVRRSWRLNERHYGALQGKNKKQTLDEYGEEQFMLWRRSFDTPPPPLDDDSEFSQAHDVRYADLGDELPRAECLKDVIARLLPYWEGPVADDLRTGQTVLLAAHGNSLRGVVKHLDGISDDDIAALNIPTGMPLVYELDDDLRPTVPGGTYLDPDAAAAAAAAVANQGR; encoded by the coding sequence ATGACCTACACCCTGGTCCTCCTCCGTCACGGCGAGAGCCTCTGGAACGCCGAGAACCTCTTCACCGGTTGGGTCGACGTGGACCTGTCCGACAAGGGACGGGCCGAAGCGGTCCGCGGGGGCGAGCAGCTCCGCGACGCCGGCATCCTCCCCGATGTCGTCCACACCTCTCTCCTGCGCCGGGCGATCACCACGGCCGCGGTCAGCCTCGACGTCGCCGACCGGCACTGGATCCCGGTCCGCCGGAGCTGGCGGCTCAACGAGCGCCACTACGGCGCCCTCCAGGGCAAGAACAAGAAGCAGACCCTCGACGAGTACGGCGAGGAGCAGTTCATGCTCTGGCGCCGTTCGTTCGACACCCCGCCGCCCCCGCTCGACGACGACAGCGAGTTCTCCCAGGCCCACGACGTGCGGTACGCCGACCTCGGTGACGAGCTGCCCCGCGCCGAGTGCCTCAAGGACGTCATCGCCCGGCTCCTGCCCTACTGGGAGGGCCCGGTGGCCGACGACCTGCGGACCGGACAGACCGTGCTGCTCGCCGCCCACGGCAACAGCCTGCGCGGTGTCGTCAAGCACCTCGACGGCATCAGCGACGACGACATCGCCGCGCTCAACATCCCGACCGGGATGCCGCTGGTCTACGAGCTCGACGACGACCTGCGCCCGACGGTCCCGGGCGGGACCTACCTCGACCCCGACGCCGCGGCTGCGGCCGCGGCAGCAGTAGCGAACCAGGGTCGCTGA
- a CDS encoding CarD family transcriptional regulator: protein MSFTVGETVVYPNHGAAVIEDIEMRQIKGEDRQYLVLRIVAQQDLVVRVPACNLDLVGVRDVVDKEGLDRVFDILRAAHVEEPTNWSRRYKANLEKLHSGDVNKVSEVVRDLWRRERDRGLSAGEKRMLAKARQILVSELALAEHTNEDKAEAMLDEVLAS from the coding sequence ATGTCTTTCACCGTGGGCGAAACGGTTGTTTATCCCAATCACGGGGCCGCTGTCATCGAAGACATCGAGATGCGGCAGATCAAGGGTGAGGACAGGCAGTACCTCGTCCTCCGCATCGTGGCACAGCAGGACCTCGTGGTCCGGGTCCCCGCGTGCAACCTCGACCTGGTCGGGGTGCGCGACGTGGTCGACAAGGAAGGCCTCGATCGCGTCTTCGACATCCTGCGCGCAGCGCACGTCGAGGAGCCGACCAACTGGTCGCGTCGCTACAAGGCCAACCTCGAGAAGCTGCACAGCGGCGACGTGAACAAGGTCTCGGAGGTCGTGCGCGACCTGTGGCGTCGCGAACGTGACCGTGGGCTGTCGGCCGGCGAGAAGCGGATGCTGGCGAAGGCTCGCCAGATCCTGGTCTCCGAGCTGGCCCTGGCCGAGCACACCAACGAGGACAAGGCCGAGGCCATGCTCGACGAGGTGCTCGCCTCCTAG